A genomic window from Populus alba chromosome 19, ASM523922v2, whole genome shotgun sequence includes:
- the LOC118029581 gene encoding sorting nexin 2B, with amino-acid sequence MMGSDNNQGFQDDKEEMESLTLDDPLTSTTNSNYMSFADYRSATSSLSATHQLNHPFSPTDSDPLLSPPPPPYSATEAGPYIEPPAYADVVFSPFDETSVNEINGVDGNHSLNRSSSSDSSQSFSISRSLSTASNSSPDFMKITVSNPQKEQEAANSLVPGGNTYVTYLITTRTNLPDFDRTEFSVRRRFRDVVTLSDRLAESYRGFFIPPRPDKNVVESQVMQKQEFVEQRRVALEKYLRRLVAHPVIKKSDELKVFLSVQGRLPLATSTDVASRMLDGAVNLPKQLFGESVAVAPSEVVQPAKGGRDLLRIFKELKQSVANDWGGVKPAVVEEDKEFLENKERIQDLEQQLSNASQQAEGLVKAQQDMGETMGELGLAFIKLTKFENEEAMFNSQRVRAADMKNVATAAVKASRFYRELNAQTVKHLDTLHEYLGLMLSVHGAFSDRSSALLTVQTLLSELSSLHSRAEKLEAASSKIFGGDKSRIRKIDELKETIRATEDAKSVAIREYERIKENNRSELERLDKERHADFLNMLKGFVLNQVGYAEKIANVWAKVTEETSVYVKESS; translated from the exons atgatgggATCAGATAATAATCAGGGCTTTCAAGACGATAAAGAAGAAATGGAATCTCTCACTCTCGACGATCCGTTAACATCCACCACTAACAGCAACTACATGTCTTTCGCCGATTACCGATCCGCCACGTCATCACTCTCCGCCACTCACCAACTCAACCACCCTTTCTCCCCTACGGATTCCGATCCTCTCCTATCTCCACCTCCTCCGCCGTACTCTGCGACGGAAGCCGGCCCGTACATCGAACCGCCGGCGTACGCAGATGTTGTTTTCAGTCCGTTTGATGAGACCTCGGTGAATGAAATCAACGGTGTGGATGGAAATCACAGTTTGAACAGATCCTCGTCGAGTGATTCGTCGCAGTCGTTCTCGATTTCGCGATCGCTTTCAACGGCGTCGAATTCGTCCCCGGATTTCATGAAAATTACGGTTTCTAACCCTCAGAAAGAGCAGGAGGCGGCGAATTCGCTTGTTCCAGGAGGTAATACTTATGTTACGTATTTAATTACTACGCGAACGAATCTTCCTGATTTTGATAGAACCGAATTCAGTGTAAGGCGTCGTTTTAGAGATGTTGTTACGTTGTCGGACCGGTTAGCGGAGAGTTATCGAGGGTTTTTTATTCCACCGCGGCCGGATAAGAACGTGGTGGAGAGTCAGGTGATGCAGAAGCAGGAATTTGTGGAGCAAAGGAGAGTTGCATTGGAGAAGTATTTGAGGAGATTGGTTGCGCATCCTGTGATTAAGAAGAGTGATGAGTTGAAAGTGTTTTTATCGGTACAAGGGAGGTTGCCGTTGGCTACGAGTACGGATGTGGCATCTAGAATGCTTGATGGAGCAGTGAATTTGCCGAAACAGTTGTTTGGTGAGAGTGTGGCTGTTGCACCGAGTGAGGTTGTGCAGCCGGCGAAAGGTGGGAGGGATTTGTTGAGGATTTTTAAGGAGTTGAAGCAGAGTGTTGCGAATGATTGGGGTGGCGTGAAGCCAGCTGTTGTGGAGGAAGATAAGGAGTTTTTGGAGAATAAGGAGAGGATACAAGACCTTGAACAGCAACTTAGTAATGCTTCACAGCAG GCAGAAGGGTTGGTGAAAGCACAACAAGATATGGGAGAGACAATGGGAGAACTAGGGTTGGCGTTTATTAAGTTGACAAAGTTTGAGAATGAAGAGGCCATGTTCAATTCGCAGAGAGTGAGGGCTGCCGACATGAAAAATGTCGCGACTGCTGCTGTCAAAGCAAGTAGATTCTACCGGGAATTAAATGCACAGACTGTCAAGCATTTG GATACCCTCCATGAATACCTTGGGCTGATGCTATCTGTCCATGGTGCATTCTCTGACCGTTCTAGTGCTTTATTGACAGTGCAAACTCTTCTATCAGAATTGTCCTCATTGCATTCCAGGGCTGAAAAACTTGAAGCTGCATCATCTAAAATATTTGGTGGTGACAAGTCAAGGATTCGCAAGATAGATGAGCTAAAAGAAACTATAAGAGCCACCGAGGATGCTAAAAGTGTTGCTATCAGAGAATATGAGCGGATCAAG GAAAATAACAGGAGTGAACTAGAGAGGCTTGACAAAGAAAGGCATGCTGACTTCCTGAACATGTTGAAGGGATTTGTACTTAATCAG
- the LOC118029582 gene encoding laccase-13 isoform X1: protein MGTHNLTVKQLYCCLLPSIFVIISFQASFSEAETHYHEFVIQAKPVRRLCRTRNTITVNGLFPGPTLEVRDGDTLVIKAINNARYNATLHWHGIRQLRNPWADGPDRVTQCPIQPGRSYTYQFTIENQEGTLWWHAHSRWLRATVYGALIIHPKLGSPFSFPVPMREIPILLGEWWDRNPMDVLRLADFTGAAPNVSDAYTINGQPGDLYRCSKQETVRFPVDPGETIRLRVINSGMNQELFFAVANHRLTVVAVDADCTMPFVTSFIMIAPGQTTDVLLTADQTPGLYYMAAHAYNSANAPFDNTTTTAILEYKSAPCNANNGKSSTPIFPQLPGFNDTNSAIAFTSSLRSPSKVNVPLQIDENLFFTVGLGLINCTNPNSPRCQGPNGTRFAASINNVSFVLPTRNSLMQAYYQGQPGVFTTDFPPVPPVKFDYTGNVSRGLWQPVKATKLYKLKFGAKVQIVFQDTSIVTVEDHPMHLHGHHFAVVGSGFGNFNPQTDPAKFNLINPPYRNTIGNPPGGWVAIRFVADNPGIWLLHCHLDSHLNWGLAMAFLVENGVGKLQSVQPPPLDLPQC, encoded by the exons ATGGGGACTCATAACTTGACTGTAAAGCAATTATATTGTTGCCTCCTTCCTAGCATTTTTGTAATCATCAGTTTCCAAGCATCTTTCTCTGAAGCAGAAACTCACTACCATGAGTTTGTT ATTCAAGCTAAGCCAGTGAGGAGGCTGTGCAGAACTCGTAATACAATTACAGTTAATGGACTCTTTCCAGGGCCAACACTGGAAGTGCGTGACGGTGATACTCTTGTGATCAAGGCAATAAATAATGCTAGATACAATGCTACCCTCCACTG GCATGGAATCCGACAGCTGCGAAATCCTTGGGCAGATGGGCCTGATCGCGTGACACAATGCCCTATCCAACCAGGAAGGAGTTATACCTACCAGTTCACAATCGAAAATCAGGAGGGGACTTTGTGGTGGCATGCTCATAGCAGATGGCTTAGAGCCACTGTTTATGGTGCTCTAATCATTCATCCTAAATTGGGTTCCCCATTTTCATTCCCAGTGCCCATGAGAGAAATTCCCATTCTTCTTG GGGAGTGGTGGGACAGGAACCCCATGGATGTCTTGCGGCTGGCAGATTTCACAGGTGCAGCACCGAATGTGTCTGATGCTTATACCATCAATGGCCAACCCGGCGACCTCTACAGATGCTCCAAGCAAG AAACTGTGAGATTTCCTGTGGATCCTGGCGAAACAATCCGCCTAAGGGTCATAAATTCGGGCATGAACCAAGAACTCTTCTTTGCAGTGGCCAACCATAGACTGACAGTAGTTGCTGTTGATGCTGACTGCACCATGCCTTTCGTAACCTCATTCATTATGATAGCTCCTGGTCAGACAACCGATGTCCTTCTCACTGCTGATCAAACACCAGGTCTCTACTACATGGCAGCTCATGCCTATAACTCAGCCAATGCACCTTTTGACAATACAACTACAACTGCAATCCTTGAATATAAATCTGCTCCTTGCAATGCCAACAACGGGAAGTCCTCAACACCTATCTTCCCACAACTGCCAGGCTTTAATGACACAAACAGTGCAATTGCCTTCACTTCCAGTCTAAGGAGCCCTTCCAAGGTTAATGTCCCTCTTCAGATTGATGAAAACCTGTTTTTCACAGTGGGGTTAGGACTCATCAACTGCACCAATCCTAATAGCCCCCGCTGCCAAGGTCCAAATGGAACTCGTTTCGCCGCTAGCATAAATAATGTGTCTTTTGTACTCCCAACAAGAAACTCCTTAATGCAGGCCTACTACCAAGGCCAACCTGGAGTCTTTACGACAGATTTTCCACCTGTTCCCCCTGTAAAATTCGATTACACTGGCAATGTCAGCCGAGGACTATGGCAGCCTGTTAAAGCAACTAAACTTTACAAATTGAAATTTGGTGCAAAGGTACAAATAGTCTTCCAGGATACCAGTATAGTCACGGTTGAGGACCACCCCATGCATCTCCATGGACACCATTTCGCAGTTGTAGGGTCAGGCTTTGGTAACTTCAACCCTCAAACAGATCCAGCAAAGTTCAACCTCATTAACCCACCATATAGGAATACTATTGGAAACCCTCCTGGTGGATGGGTAGCCATCCGGTTTGTGGCTGATAATCCAG GGATTTGGTTGCTGCACTGTCACCTAGATTCACATCTCAATTGGGGTCTGGCTATGGCTTTCTTAGTTGAGAATGGAGTTGGCAAGTTGCAGTCAGTACAGCCCCCCCCACTTGATCTGCCTCAGTGCTAA
- the LOC118029582 gene encoding laccase-3 isoform X2 has translation MDSFQGQHWKHGIRQLRNPWADGPDRVTQCPIQPGRSYTYQFTIENQEGTLWWHAHSRWLRATVYGALIIHPKLGSPFSFPVPMREIPILLGEWWDRNPMDVLRLADFTGAAPNVSDAYTINGQPGDLYRCSKQETVRFPVDPGETIRLRVINSGMNQELFFAVANHRLTVVAVDADCTMPFVTSFIMIAPGQTTDVLLTADQTPGLYYMAAHAYNSANAPFDNTTTTAILEYKSAPCNANNGKSSTPIFPQLPGFNDTNSAIAFTSSLRSPSKVNVPLQIDENLFFTVGLGLINCTNPNSPRCQGPNGTRFAASINNVSFVLPTRNSLMQAYYQGQPGVFTTDFPPVPPVKFDYTGNVSRGLWQPVKATKLYKLKFGAKVQIVFQDTSIVTVEDHPMHLHGHHFAVVGSGFGNFNPQTDPAKFNLINPPYRNTIGNPPGGWVAIRFVADNPGIWLLHCHLDSHLNWGLAMAFLVENGVGKLQSVQPPPLDLPQC, from the exons ATGGACTCTTTCCAGGGCCAACACTGGAA GCATGGAATCCGACAGCTGCGAAATCCTTGGGCAGATGGGCCTGATCGCGTGACACAATGCCCTATCCAACCAGGAAGGAGTTATACCTACCAGTTCACAATCGAAAATCAGGAGGGGACTTTGTGGTGGCATGCTCATAGCAGATGGCTTAGAGCCACTGTTTATGGTGCTCTAATCATTCATCCTAAATTGGGTTCCCCATTTTCATTCCCAGTGCCCATGAGAGAAATTCCCATTCTTCTTG GGGAGTGGTGGGACAGGAACCCCATGGATGTCTTGCGGCTGGCAGATTTCACAGGTGCAGCACCGAATGTGTCTGATGCTTATACCATCAATGGCCAACCCGGCGACCTCTACAGATGCTCCAAGCAAG AAACTGTGAGATTTCCTGTGGATCCTGGCGAAACAATCCGCCTAAGGGTCATAAATTCGGGCATGAACCAAGAACTCTTCTTTGCAGTGGCCAACCATAGACTGACAGTAGTTGCTGTTGATGCTGACTGCACCATGCCTTTCGTAACCTCATTCATTATGATAGCTCCTGGTCAGACAACCGATGTCCTTCTCACTGCTGATCAAACACCAGGTCTCTACTACATGGCAGCTCATGCCTATAACTCAGCCAATGCACCTTTTGACAATACAACTACAACTGCAATCCTTGAATATAAATCTGCTCCTTGCAATGCCAACAACGGGAAGTCCTCAACACCTATCTTCCCACAACTGCCAGGCTTTAATGACACAAACAGTGCAATTGCCTTCACTTCCAGTCTAAGGAGCCCTTCCAAGGTTAATGTCCCTCTTCAGATTGATGAAAACCTGTTTTTCACAGTGGGGTTAGGACTCATCAACTGCACCAATCCTAATAGCCCCCGCTGCCAAGGTCCAAATGGAACTCGTTTCGCCGCTAGCATAAATAATGTGTCTTTTGTACTCCCAACAAGAAACTCCTTAATGCAGGCCTACTACCAAGGCCAACCTGGAGTCTTTACGACAGATTTTCCACCTGTTCCCCCTGTAAAATTCGATTACACTGGCAATGTCAGCCGAGGACTATGGCAGCCTGTTAAAGCAACTAAACTTTACAAATTGAAATTTGGTGCAAAGGTACAAATAGTCTTCCAGGATACCAGTATAGTCACGGTTGAGGACCACCCCATGCATCTCCATGGACACCATTTCGCAGTTGTAGGGTCAGGCTTTGGTAACTTCAACCCTCAAACAGATCCAGCAAAGTTCAACCTCATTAACCCACCATATAGGAATACTATTGGAAACCCTCCTGGTGGATGGGTAGCCATCCGGTTTGTGGCTGATAATCCAG GGATTTGGTTGCTGCACTGTCACCTAGATTCACATCTCAATTGGGGTCTGGCTATGGCTTTCTTAGTTGAGAATGGAGTTGGCAAGTTGCAGTCAGTACAGCCCCCCCCACTTGATCTGCCTCAGTGCTAA
- the LOC118029587 gene encoding wound-responsive protein GWIN3 yields the protein MKITNFLVLSFLLFAFTATSIFPRAVHAEAVIDAFGDEVKAGDRYIIGAASNDFAVTATSPIICNSDVVFSPMSNGLPVIFSKVVESNDSVINEDSYLNVDFVAPSCRMAGVSTMWKIELRLTARGFVVTTGGVAGLNRFTITKYEGGNNLYQLSYCPISEPICECSCVPLGNVVNRLAPSTIPFPVVFIPADRASKIEYKMM from the coding sequence ATGAAGATCACTAACTTTCTAGTGCTCTCCTTTCTTCTCTTTGCCTTCACGGCAACTTCAATATTTCCTCGTGCCGTTCATGCTGAAGCAGTGATCGATGCCTTCGGTGATGAGGTTAAAGCTGGTGATCGTTATATCATCGGAGCCGCTTCGAATGACTTCGCGGTCACTGCGACTAGCCCTATCATATGCAATTCAGATGTTGTGTTTTCTCCGATGAGCAATGGACTCCCAgtaatattttcaaaagttgTAGAATCCAACGACAGTGTCATCAACGAAGACAGTTATCTGAATGTGGACTTTGTTGCACCCTCATGTAGGATGGCGGGCGTCTCAACCATGTGGAAGATTGAATTGAGGCTAACAGCGCGAGGATTCGTTGTGACCACAGGAGGTGTTGCTGGATTGAATCGGTTTACGATCACCAAGTATGAAGGTGGTAATAATTTGTATCAGCTTTCTTACTGTCCAATTTCAGAGCCCATATGTGAATGCTCATGCGTCCCACTCGGCAACGTTGTCAATCGCTTGGCTCCCAGTACCATCCCTTTTCCTGTTGTGTTTATACCAGCCGATAGAGCTTCTAAAATCGAGTATAAAATGATGTAA
- the LOC118029585 gene encoding wound-responsive protein GWIN3: MKITKFAVLSFLLFAFTATSIFPHAVHAQDPEAVIDVNGNEVTADARYFIRAASDDNTTTLAVSATSRIICNSDVILSSMSNGLPVTFSSPVGESGDGVIREDSYLNVNFDAATCRMAGVSTMWKTELTPTMRGFVVTTGGVDGLNRFKITKYEGGNNLYQLSYCPISDPMCECSCACVPLGNVVDRLAPSTIPFPVVFEPVADQSS, from the coding sequence ATGAAGATCACCAAGTTTGCAGTGCTCTCCTTTCTTCTCTTTGCCTTCACAGCAACTTCAATATTTCCTCATGCCGTTCATGCCCAAGATCCTGAAGCAGTGATCGATGTCAACGGTAATGAGGTGACAGCTGATGCTCGTTATTTCATCAGAGCCGCTTCCGATGATAACACAACAACCCTTGCGGTCTCTGCGACTAGCCGGATCATATGCAATTCAGATGTTATACTTTCCTCAATGAGCAATGGGCTCCCGGTAACATTTTCATCACCAGTTGGAGAATCCGGCGACGGTGTCATCCGCGAAGACAGTTATCTGAATGTGAACTTTGATGCAGCCACATGCAGGATGGCGGGCGTGTCAACCATGTGGAAGACTGAATTGACGCCAACAATGCGAGGATTCGTTGTGACCACAGGAGGTGTTGATGGATTGAATCGGTTTAAGATCACCAAGTACGAAGGTGGTAATAATCTGTATCAGCTTTCTTACTGTCCAATTTCCGACCCCATGTGCGAATGCTCATGCGCATGCGTCCCACTTGGCAACGTTGTCGATCGCTTGGCTCCCAGTACCATCCCTTTTCCTGTTGTGTTTGAACCAGTTGCAGATCAAAGCTCCTAA
- the LOC140955081 gene encoding laccase-3-like — translation VGHKSAPCNANNGKSSTPIFPQLPGFNDTNSAIAFTSSLRSPSKVNVPLQIDENLFFTVGLGLINCTNPNSPRCQGPNGTRFAASINNVSFVLPTRNSLMQAYYQGQPGVFTTDFPPVPPVKFDYTGNVSRGLWQPVKATKLYKLKFGARVQIVFQDTSIVTVEDHPMHLHGHHFAVVGSGFGNFNPQTDPAKFNLINPPYRNTIGNPPGGWVAIRFVADNPRIWLLHCHLDSHLNWGLAMAFLVENGVGKLQSVQPPPLDLPQC, via the exons GTTGGGCATAAATCTGCTCCTTGCAATGCCAACAACGGGAAGTCCTCAACACCTATCTTCCCACAACTGCCAGGCTTTAATGACACAAACAGTGCAATTGCCTTCACTTCCAGTCTAAGGAGCCCTTCCAAGGTTAATGTCCCTCTTCAGATTGATGAAAACCTGTTTTTCACAGTGGGGTTAGGACTCATCAACTGCACCAATCCTAATAGCCCCCGCTGCCAAGGTCCAAATGGAACTCGTTTCGCCGCTAGCATAAATAATGTGTCTTTTGTACTCCCAACAAGAAACTCCTTAATGCAGGCCTACTACCAAGGCCAACCTGGAGTCTTTACGACAGATTTTCCACCTGTTCCCCCTGTAAAATTCGATTACACTGGCAATGTCAGCCGAGGACTATGGCAGCCTGTTAAAGCAACTAAACTTTACAAATTGAAATTTGGTGCAAGGGTACAAATAGTCTTCCAGGATACCAGTATAGTCACGGTTGAGGACCACCCCATGCATCTCCATGGACACCATTTCGCAGTTGTAGGGTCAGGCTTTGGGAACTTCAACCCTCAAACAGATCCAGCAAAGTTCAACCTCATTAACCCACCATATAGGAATACTATTGGAAACCCTCCTGGTGGATGGGTAGCCATCCGGTTTGTGGCTGATAATCCAC GGATTTGGTTGCTGCACTGTCACCTAGATTCACATCTCAATTGGGGTCTGGCTATGGCTTTCTTAGTTGAGAATGGAGTTGGCAAGTTGCAGTCAGTACAGCCCCCCCCACTTGATCTGCCTCAGTGCTAA
- the LOC118029589 gene encoding wound-responsive protein GWIN3 has translation MKITNFLVLSFLLFAFTATSIFPRAVHAGAVIDAFGDEVRAGDRYIIRAASNDSAITATSPIICNSDVVFSPMSNGLPVIFSKVVESNDSVINEDSYLNVDFVAPSCRMAGVSTMWKIELRLTARGFVVTTGGVTGLNRFTITKYEGGNNLYQLSYCPISEPICECSCVPLGNVVNRLAPSTIPFPVVFIPSDRASKIEYKMM, from the coding sequence ATGAAGATCACTAACTTTCTAGTGCTCTCCTTTCTTCTCTTTGCCTTCACGGCAACTTCAATATTTCCTCGTGCCGTTCATGCTGGAGCAGTGATCGATGCCTTCGGTGATGAGGTTAGAGCTGGTGATCGTTATATCATCAGAGCCGCTTCGAATGACTCTGCGATCACTGCGACTAGCCCTATCATATGCAATTCAGATGTTGTGTTTTCTCCGATGAGCAATGGACTCCCAgtaatattttcaaaagttgTAGAATCCAACGACAGTGTCATCAACGAAGACAGTTATCTGAATGTGGACTTTGTTGCACCCTCATGTAGGATGGCGGGCGTCTCAACCATGTGGAAGATTGAATTGAGGCTAACAGCGCGAGGATTCGTTGTGACCACAGGAGGTGTTACTGGATTGAATCGGTTTACGATCACCAAGTATGAAGGTGGTAATAATTTGTATCAGCTTTCTTACTGTCCAATTTCCGAACCCATATGTGAATGCTCATGCGTCCCACTAGGCAACGTTGTCAATCGCTTGGCTCCCAGTACCATCCCTTTTCCTGTTGTGTTTATACCATCCGATAGAGCTTCTAAAATCGAGTATAAAATGATGTAA